A single Stutzerimonas stutzeri DNA region contains:
- a CDS encoding ABC transporter ATP-binding protein, with product MNAPAQAPKAKPQAAPLPSRPVAFLWHYICARPWHFGGLLALIIGASSCAVAVQYGMKLLVDSMAQGGSDRSAANVWFPLGLFISLIVLENVFWRLGGWLGCRTVVASVVDLRVDLFKHLTGHPMRYFTEHFAGSLGNRISAVGTAAGAIYGGLAWKIVPPIVDFLGAVVVLLTVDVRMAVALILFVAIVAALITGFGIRGRAKHQRFAAQSARVGGELVDAVSNVWTIKAFSARDREAERLAQEIGYEARAQRRSWMYLEKARVMHDVCLSVMAGGMLIWAINLWIAGSVTAGDVVLVSALTFRILHGSRDLALALVDATQQIGAIDDTLRIIVQPHGLEDSDAQLLLAEGDITFNDVSFSYADRRTVFHHLELHIPAGQKVGLVGSSGAGKSTLINLIQRLDDVQEGRILIDGQDIRSVSQDSLREKIAVVPQETALFNRSIRENIRYGRPSATDEEVVEAARSAFCDGFIRELPQGYDTLVGERGVMLSGGQRQRLGIARAFLKNAPILILDEATSALDTQSEAEIQVALNDLVHNRTVVAVAHRLSTLSSFDRILVLRDGRIVEDGPPHELRSRGGEFDALWRMQAEGFKQRPDPVA from the coding sequence ATGAACGCCCCCGCCCAGGCTCCCAAGGCGAAACCGCAGGCGGCGCCGCTACCGAGCCGGCCGGTCGCGTTCCTCTGGCACTACATTTGTGCCCGGCCCTGGCATTTCGGCGGCCTGCTGGCCCTGATCATCGGTGCCTCCAGTTGTGCCGTGGCGGTGCAGTACGGCATGAAACTGCTGGTCGACTCCATGGCCCAGGGAGGCTCGGATCGCAGCGCCGCCAACGTCTGGTTCCCGCTGGGGCTGTTCATCAGCCTGATCGTCCTCGAAAACGTGTTCTGGCGACTGGGTGGCTGGCTCGGCTGTCGCACCGTGGTGGCCAGCGTGGTGGATTTGCGTGTCGACCTGTTCAAACATCTGACCGGCCATCCGATGCGCTATTTCACCGAGCATTTTGCCGGTTCGCTGGGCAATCGGATTTCCGCGGTAGGGACCGCGGCGGGCGCGATCTATGGCGGTCTGGCGTGGAAAATCGTACCGCCCATCGTCGATTTCCTGGGCGCGGTGGTGGTGTTGCTCACCGTCGATGTACGCATGGCCGTGGCGCTGATTCTCTTCGTCGCCATCGTCGCCGCACTGATCACCGGCTTTGGCATCCGTGGCCGTGCCAAGCACCAGCGTTTTGCCGCCCAGTCGGCCCGCGTCGGCGGCGAACTGGTCGATGCGGTATCCAACGTCTGGACCATCAAGGCGTTCTCGGCCCGCGACCGCGAGGCTGAACGGCTGGCCCAGGAGATCGGTTACGAAGCGCGTGCCCAGCGACGCAGCTGGATGTATCTGGAAAAAGCGCGGGTCATGCACGACGTCTGCCTCTCGGTGATGGCCGGCGGCATGCTGATCTGGGCAATCAACCTGTGGATCGCCGGTTCGGTGACCGCGGGCGACGTGGTGCTGGTCAGCGCGCTGACGTTCCGTATCCTGCATGGCTCGCGCGACCTCGCGCTGGCGCTGGTGGATGCGACGCAGCAGATCGGGGCGATCGACGATACCTTGCGCATCATCGTCCAGCCGCATGGTCTGGAAGACAGCGATGCGCAGCTGTTACTCGCCGAGGGCGATATCACCTTCAATGACGTCAGCTTCAGCTACGCCGACCGTCGCACCGTGTTCCACCACCTGGAGCTGCACATTCCCGCCGGACAGAAGGTCGGGCTGGTGGGCTCGTCCGGCGCGGGCAAGTCGACGCTGATCAACCTGATCCAGCGGCTCGATGACGTCCAGGAAGGGCGCATCCTGATCGATGGTCAGGACATCCGCAGCGTCAGCCAGGACAGCCTGCGCGAGAAGATCGCAGTGGTCCCGCAGGAAACCGCGCTGTTCAATCGCAGCATCCGCGAGAACATCCGCTACGGTCGTCCCAGCGCGACCGACGAAGAGGTCGTCGAGGCGGCGCGCAGCGCGTTTTGCGACGGCTTCATTCGTGAGCTGCCGCAGGGATACGACACCCTGGTCGGCGAGCGTGGCGTGATGCTCTCCGGCGGCCAGCGCCAGCGCCTCGGTATCGCCCGTGCGTTCCTCAAGAACGCGCCGATCCTGATCCTCGACGAGGCGACGTCGGCGCTCGATACCCAGTCCGAAGCCGAAATCCAGGTCGCGCTCAACGATCTGGTGCACAACCGCACCGTGGTCGCCGTCGCGCATCGGCTATCGACCCTGTCGAGTTTCGACCGGATTCTCGTGTTGCGCGACGGTCGCATCGTCGAGGATGGCCCGCCGCATGAGTTGCGCAGCCGTGGCGGGGAGTTCGACGCGCTGTGGCGCATGCAGGCCGAAGGCTTCAAGCAGCGGCCCGACCCGGTCGCATGA
- a CDS encoding cation:proton antiporter: protein MNFLEWMAVLGILLLILALASAYLRWLPVTTSLIYLGFGLLIGQLGVGLWEMDFLLIAGWMEHLTEVVVLISLFVSGLQLRMPLRHPAWRSTYILAGPVMLACIAGVAVFCHYLLGLGWGIAVLIGAILAPTDPVLASLVQVNNARDSDHVRYGLSGEAGFNDGTAFPFVVFGLLLIEQQTLALGWVSEWALHRLVWAVPAGLLFGYMLGKLIGKLAIYLRTRDADTSMSPNDSLALALIALAYVGAELIGAWGFLAVFAAGLGLRRAEVSVAKKSETPSEELIAHAVPHLTEGGFSPRELPLANDRIAEPKVAAGVMMGDILTFGGQMERSLEVLLVTMLGVLVSVHWDWRAVPLALALFLVIRPLSVWLLMPRRYLDRIQCLTVGWFGIRGIGSLYYLSYAVTHGLLPDEAEHVIQLVIPVVALSILVHGLSTQPLLRRYERSRDQHPSSA, encoded by the coding sequence ATGAATTTTCTCGAATGGATGGCGGTGCTCGGCATTCTCCTGCTAATCCTGGCGCTGGCATCGGCCTATCTGCGCTGGCTGCCAGTCACCACCTCGTTGATCTATCTCGGTTTCGGGCTGCTCATCGGGCAGCTCGGAGTGGGCCTGTGGGAAATGGATTTTCTGCTCATCGCCGGCTGGATGGAGCACCTGACGGAAGTGGTGGTACTGATCTCGCTGTTCGTCAGTGGGTTGCAGTTGCGCATGCCGCTACGCCATCCCGCCTGGCGAAGTACGTACATCCTCGCCGGCCCGGTGATGCTCGCCTGCATCGCCGGCGTCGCTGTGTTCTGCCATTACCTGCTGGGCCTTGGCTGGGGCATCGCGGTGTTGATCGGTGCGATCCTGGCGCCGACCGATCCGGTGCTGGCCAGTCTGGTGCAGGTCAACAATGCACGCGACAGCGACCATGTCCGCTATGGCCTGTCGGGCGAGGCCGGTTTCAACGACGGCACGGCGTTTCCCTTCGTGGTGTTCGGTCTGCTGCTGATCGAGCAACAAACCCTGGCGCTGGGCTGGGTCAGTGAGTGGGCGTTGCACCGGCTGGTCTGGGCGGTACCGGCGGGTCTGCTGTTTGGCTACATGCTCGGCAAGCTGATCGGCAAGCTGGCGATCTACTTGCGCACCCGCGATGCCGACACCTCGATGTCGCCGAACGATTCGCTGGCGTTGGCGCTGATCGCCCTCGCCTATGTCGGTGCCGAGCTGATCGGCGCCTGGGGGTTTCTCGCCGTGTTCGCCGCCGGGCTTGGCCTGCGGCGTGCAGAAGTCTCGGTGGCGAAGAAATCCGAAACGCCCTCGGAAGAATTGATCGCGCACGCCGTCCCGCATCTGACCGAGGGTGGGTTCTCGCCCCGTGAGCTGCCGCTGGCAAACGACCGCATCGCCGAGCCCAAGGTGGCCGCAGGAGTGATGATGGGCGACATCCTGACCTTCGGCGGGCAAATGGAGCGCAGCCTGGAGGTGTTGCTGGTGACCATGCTTGGCGTGCTGGTATCGGTGCACTGGGATTGGCGCGCGGTACCGCTGGCGCTTGCGCTGTTTCTGGTGATCCGACCGTTGAGCGTGTGGCTGCTGATGCCGCGCCGCTACCTGGATCGCATCCAGTGCCTGACCGTCGGGTGGTTCGGCATCCGCGGTATCGGCAGCCTCTATTACCTGAGCTACGCGGTGACCCACGGTCTGCTGCCGGACGAGGCGGAGCACGTCATTCAACTGGTCATCCCAGTGGTGGCCCTGAGCATTCTGGTCCACGGCCTCAGCACGCAACCGCTGCTACGCCGTTATGAGCGCAGCCGCGATCAACACCCCAGCAGCGCCTGA
- a CDS encoding aminopeptidase has protein sequence MSKLKTALIDNRNGRWVPLLLVIGLNGCSTYYGQLALGQLELLRLREPIADLIADPQRDARMRQRLSQALQARRFASDTLGLPDNGSYRVYADIQRPYVVWNLFATEAFSVTPLTHCFPIAGCVAYRGYYQPGHARGAAARLQAEGYDTLVTGVQAYSTLGWFDDPLLSSMLRWDDERLAGLIFHELAHQRLYVPGDTAFNESYASFVEREGLRQWRASRGLPATDETAWHRYAQFSQLMLETRDRLATLYASELSEPAKRDAKAAEFVRLRQAYRRLRDLSWDGDGRFDRWMAQPLNNASLLPFGLYDRWVPAFAALFQQLDGDWSRFYARVEALGRLPTDERTSLLDALR, from the coding sequence ATTTCGAAGCTGAAAACCGCCCTAATCGACAATCGCAACGGCCGTTGGGTTCCGCTGCTACTGGTCATTGGTCTGAATGGCTGCAGTACCTATTATGGTCAGCTGGCACTTGGCCAGCTTGAGCTGCTGCGCCTGCGTGAGCCCATTGCCGACCTCATTGCCGACCCACAGCGCGACGCCCGGATGCGGCAACGGTTGAGCCAGGCGCTGCAGGCCAGACGCTTCGCCAGCGATACACTGGGCCTGCCGGACAACGGCAGTTACCGGGTCTATGCCGACATTCAGCGGCCTTACGTGGTGTGGAATCTGTTCGCCACCGAGGCGTTTTCGGTAACGCCCCTGACCCATTGTTTTCCGATCGCCGGTTGCGTGGCGTATCGCGGTTATTACCAGCCGGGGCACGCGCGGGGCGCGGCAGCACGGCTTCAGGCCGAAGGCTACGACACCCTGGTGACCGGCGTGCAGGCGTACTCGACCCTCGGCTGGTTCGACGACCCGCTGCTCAGTTCGATGCTGCGTTGGGACGACGAGCGTCTGGCCGGGCTGATCTTCCACGAACTGGCGCACCAGCGGCTTTACGTGCCGGGCGACACGGCGTTCAACGAGTCCTATGCGTCGTTCGTCGAGCGCGAGGGGCTGCGCCAATGGCGCGCCAGCCGTGGCCTGCCGGCAACAGACGAAACAGCGTGGCATCGCTATGCCCAGTTCAGTCAGTTGATGCTGGAGACGCGGGATCGACTGGCCACGCTGTATGCCTCTGAGCTGAGCGAGCCGGCCAAGCGTGACGCGAAGGCAGCGGAGTTCGTGCGTCTGCGACAGGCCTATCGCCGGCTGCGCGACCTGAGTTGGGACGGCGATGGACGTTTCGATCGCTGGATGGCCCAGCCGCTGAACAACGCCAGCCTGTTGCCGTTCGGCCTTTACGACCGTTGGGTGCCCGCGTTCGCGGCACTTTTCCAGCAACTGGACGGCGACTGGTCGCGCTTTTACGCGCGGGTCGAGGCTCTGGGACGCCTGCCGACCGACGAGCGGACAAGCCTGCTGGACGCGCTTCGCTGA
- a CDS encoding LLM class flavin-dependent oxidoreductase, whose product MSRIEHTRFSTLDLAPIRDDGDAGLALRNSLALAQHVETLGFERFWVAEHHNMDGIASAATSVLIGYLAAGTSRIRLGAGGVMLPNHAPLVIAEQFGTLEALYPGRIELGLGRAPGADQFTAHALRRDRMGSADDFPADVEELQRLLGPRQPNQRVIAMPGVGSQVPIWLLGSSLFSAQLAAAKGLPYAFASHFAPRYAHEAIRLYRENFRPSEVLDKPYVMLGVPLMAADTDEHAEYLATTAYQRILALIRGQSLVLVPPVPSMQGKWLPHEQDAVGNFLGMALIGGPEKIRARLEILLEQTQADELIFTCDFYETADRHRAFDILAGLR is encoded by the coding sequence ATGTCCCGTATCGAACACACCCGTTTTTCCACCCTCGACCTGGCGCCGATCCGCGATGACGGCGACGCCGGCCTTGCCCTGCGCAACTCCCTGGCCCTGGCCCAGCACGTCGAGACGCTCGGCTTCGAACGCTTCTGGGTCGCCGAACACCACAACATGGACGGCATCGCCAGCGCCGCCACCTCCGTATTGATCGGCTACCTGGCCGCCGGCACCTCGCGGATCCGCCTGGGCGCCGGGGGCGTCATGCTGCCCAACCACGCGCCGCTGGTCATTGCCGAACAGTTCGGTACGCTCGAAGCCCTCTACCCCGGGCGCATCGAGCTGGGCCTGGGCCGCGCGCCGGGGGCCGATCAGTTCACCGCTCACGCGCTGCGCCGCGACCGCATGGGCAGTGCCGACGACTTTCCGGCGGACGTGGAGGAATTGCAGCGATTGCTCGGCCCGCGCCAGCCGAATCAACGGGTGATCGCAATGCCCGGGGTCGGTAGCCAGGTGCCGATCTGGCTGCTCGGCTCCAGTCTGTTCAGCGCCCAACTGGCCGCGGCCAAGGGCCTGCCCTACGCCTTCGCCTCACATTTCGCACCGCGTTACGCGCATGAAGCGATTCGCCTGTACCGGGAGAATTTCCGGCCCTCCGAGGTGCTGGACAAACCCTACGTGATGCTCGGCGTGCCGCTGATGGCTGCCGATACCGACGAGCATGCCGAATACCTGGCAACTACCGCTTACCAGCGCATCCTTGCGCTGATCCGTGGCCAAAGCCTGGTTCTGGTTCCTCCAGTGCCGAGCATGCAGGGCAAGTGGTTGCCTCACGAGCAGGACGCGGTGGGCAACTTCCTGGGCATGGCACTGATCGGTGGGCCCGAGAAGATTAGGGCGCGGCTGGAGATACTGCTGGAACAGACCCAGGCCGACGAACTGATCTTCACCTGCGATTTCTACGAAACCGCAGATCGCCACCGCGCCTTCGATATCCTCGCCGGACTGCGTTGA
- the glf gene encoding UDP-galactopyranose mutase has protein sequence MRDLSLRDSHPEHAGGGASANPSGGRRGFDYLIVGAGFAGSVLAERLAAGLNKRVLVVDRRPHIGGNAYDHYDEAGVLIHRYGPHIFHTNAQRIVDYLSRFTEWRPYEHRVLAQVDGQQVPIPINMTTLNALYGLNMTTEEEAAAFLASRAEPVEHIQTSEDVVINGIGRELYQKFFRGYTRKQWGLDPSQLDKSVTSRIPTRTNTDDRYFTDTFQQMPKYGYTKMFEKMLAHPNIKVMLNTDYREIRDEVQHDHLIFCGPIDEYFDYRFGKLPYRSLKFEHKQLDQAQFQAVGTVNYPSEDVPYTRISEYKHLTGQVHPKTSITYEYPSAEGDPYYPIPRPENAELYKRYQKLADETPGVTFVGRLGTYKYYNMDQVVGQALALYKRIEEAELGTEPGEGAEHSQSLAEQAP, from the coding sequence ATGCGCGATCTAAGCCTGCGAGACAGCCATCCCGAACACGCAGGCGGAGGCGCCAGCGCCAACCCCTCCGGCGGCCGGCGCGGCTTCGACTACCTGATCGTTGGCGCCGGATTCGCTGGCAGCGTACTGGCCGAGCGCCTCGCCGCCGGGCTGAACAAGCGCGTGCTGGTGGTCGACCGCCGCCCGCACATTGGCGGCAATGCCTACGACCACTACGACGAGGCGGGCGTGCTGATCCATCGCTACGGACCGCATATCTTCCATACCAACGCCCAGCGCATCGTCGACTACCTTTCCCGGTTTACCGAGTGGCGGCCCTACGAGCACCGCGTGCTGGCGCAGGTAGACGGCCAGCAGGTACCGATTCCGATCAACATGACCACACTGAACGCGCTCTACGGCCTGAACATGACCACCGAAGAGGAGGCGGCGGCATTCCTCGCCAGCCGTGCCGAGCCGGTCGAACACATCCAGACCAGCGAGGACGTGGTGATCAACGGCATCGGTCGCGAGCTGTACCAGAAGTTCTTCCGCGGCTACACCCGAAAGCAGTGGGGACTGGACCCCTCGCAACTGGACAAGTCGGTGACCTCGCGCATCCCCACGCGAACCAATACCGATGATCGCTACTTCACCGATACCTTCCAGCAGATGCCCAAATACGGCTACACCAAGATGTTCGAGAAAATGCTGGCGCACCCGAACATCAAGGTCATGCTCAACACCGATTACCGCGAGATCCGCGACGAAGTGCAGCATGATCATCTGATCTTCTGCGGGCCGATCGACGAGTATTTCGATTACCGCTTTGGCAAGTTGCCCTATCGTTCGTTGAAGTTCGAGCACAAGCAGCTCGATCAGGCGCAGTTCCAGGCGGTCGGAACGGTCAACTACCCGAGCGAGGACGTGCCCTACACACGTATCAGTGAGTACAAGCACCTGACCGGCCAGGTTCACCCGAAGACCAGCATCACCTACGAGTATCCCTCGGCCGAAGGCGACCCCTACTACCCGATTCCCCGCCCCGAGAACGCCGAGCTGTACAAGCGCTACCAGAAACTGGCCGACGAGACGCCCGGCGTCACCTTCGTCGGCCGCCTCGGCACGTACAAGTACTACAACATGGATCAGGTGGTCGGGCAGGCGTTGGCCCTGTACAAGCGTATCGAGGAAGCCGAACTCGGCACCGAGCCCGGCGAGGGCGCCGAACACAGTCAATCGCTGGCCGAACAAGCACCCTGA
- a CDS encoding dodecin, whose translation MSDHHTYKKIEIVGSSRTSVDEAIQNGVAEACKTLRNVEWFEVGEIRGHVENGQIGHFQVTMKVGFRLADS comes from the coding sequence ATGTCGGATCATCACACCTACAAGAAGATCGAGATCGTTGGCTCTTCGCGCACCAGCGTCGACGAGGCGATTCAGAACGGCGTGGCGGAGGCCTGCAAAACGCTTCGGAACGTCGAGTGGTTCGAGGTCGGCGAAATACGCGGTCACGTCGAGAATGGCCAGATCGGGCATTTCCAGGTCACCATGAAGGTCGGTTTCCGTCTCGCCGACAGCTGA
- a CDS encoding beta-glucosidase, whose protein sequence is MHQPTLFKSFFMGGFECSNHRRSDGRRLDLIAATGHDRWAAHDYAVLHRHGLHSVRDGLRWHLIERSPRQYDWSSFLPMLQAAQRQGTQAIWDLCHYGWPDDLDIWRPQFVERFARYAAAAAQLVKDETDTVPFYAPLNEISFWAWAGGDEAYFNPMARGRGSELKHQLVRATIAAMQAIRDVEPRARFVQVDPAIHVVAPNDRPGPQRDAERFRQSQFEAWDMLCGEAWPGLGGAPEYLDVLGVNYYSDNQWYHGDGRTIERDNPDYRPFKGILTEIWQRYKRPLLIAETGAEGDVRGDWLRYVSEQAGLAMQRGVPVEGICLYPVLDYPGWTDDRHCPVGLLGFPDENGNRRVHEGLADELRLQQLRFNQFNSRLPLAEALS, encoded by the coding sequence ATGCACCAGCCGACGCTGTTCAAGAGTTTTTTCATGGGTGGTTTCGAGTGCTCGAATCATCGCCGCAGCGACGGTCGACGGCTCGACCTGATTGCAGCCACCGGCCATGACCGCTGGGCCGCGCACGATTACGCCGTGCTGCACCGCCATGGCTTGCACAGCGTGCGCGATGGACTGCGCTGGCACTTGATCGAGCGCTCGCCACGCCAGTACGACTGGTCGAGCTTTCTGCCGATGCTGCAGGCCGCGCAGCGTCAGGGAACGCAGGCGATCTGGGACCTGTGCCACTACGGCTGGCCGGACGATCTGGACATCTGGCGACCGCAGTTCGTCGAGCGCTTTGCCCGTTATGCCGCGGCGGCGGCGCAATTGGTCAAGGATGAGACCGATACGGTGCCGTTCTACGCGCCCCTGAACGAAATCTCGTTCTGGGCCTGGGCAGGCGGTGACGAGGCCTACTTCAACCCGATGGCCCGTGGCCGTGGGTCCGAACTCAAGCACCAGTTGGTCCGCGCGACGATCGCAGCGATGCAGGCGATCCGGGATGTCGAGCCGCGGGCACGCTTCGTCCAGGTCGATCCGGCCATCCATGTGGTCGCGCCCAATGACAGGCCGGGGCCGCAGCGCGATGCCGAACGCTTCCGACAATCCCAGTTCGAGGCCTGGGACATGTTGTGCGGCGAGGCCTGGCCCGGCCTGGGTGGCGCGCCTGAATACCTCGATGTGCTGGGCGTGAATTATTACTCGGACAACCAGTGGTACCACGGCGATGGCCGTACGATCGAACGCGACAACCCCGACTATCGCCCATTCAAGGGCATCCTCACGGAAATCTGGCAGCGCTACAAACGACCGCTGCTGATTGCCGAAACCGGTGCCGAGGGCGACGTGCGCGGCGATTGGCTGCGCTATGTCAGCGAGCAGGCCGGCCTGGCCATGCAGCGCGGCGTCCCGGTCGAAGGCATCTGCCTGTACCCGGTGCTGGACTACCCTGGCTGGACCGACGACCGCCACTGCCCGGTCGGGTTGCTGGGTTTCCCGGACGAAAACGGCAACCGCCGCGTGCATGAGGGCCTCGCCGACGAGCTGCGTCTTCAGCAACTGAGGTTCAATCAGTTCAACAGCCGCTTGCCACTCGCCGAAGCCCTGTCATGA
- a CDS encoding glycosyltransferase family 1 protein has protein sequence MSWAGPYQYEIGKSPDKQQTPPEVVFDELVPTLLCLSHLRWSFVYQRPQHLMSRFARDFNVLFFEEPIPTEDAQPWLEVRPEENGVQVLVPRLPHGCEGETALRIQRDLLDGYLQKLGVNELMLWYYTPMALGYAGHLQPKLTVYDCMDELSAFRGAPPELVERERELLQRADLVFTGGYSIWEAKRALHDNAHAFPSSVDVAHFAEARRTQADPDDQAEIPTPRLGFYGVIDERFDIQLVAEIAAKRPEWQFVLVGPVVKIDPAELPRRDNIHYLGGKTYDELPRYLAGWDVAIMPFAMNESTRFISPTKTPEYLAGGCPVVSTPIRDVVRTYGDTEIVYIADTPEAFIASVERALADAEDRDRLLKIADEILGDMSWDHTWALMKEKMQCAI, from the coding sequence ATGAGCTGGGCCGGCCCTTATCAATACGAGATTGGAAAATCACCCGACAAGCAGCAAACGCCGCCCGAAGTCGTTTTCGATGAGCTGGTTCCAACGCTGCTGTGTCTGTCGCATCTACGCTGGAGCTTCGTCTACCAGCGTCCACAGCACCTGATGTCCCGGTTTGCACGGGATTTCAACGTCCTGTTCTTCGAGGAACCGATTCCGACCGAAGACGCTCAGCCCTGGCTGGAAGTGCGTCCCGAGGAAAACGGCGTGCAAGTGCTGGTGCCGCGCCTACCGCATGGCTGTGAAGGCGAGACGGCGCTGCGGATTCAGCGCGATCTGCTCGACGGCTACCTGCAAAAGCTCGGCGTCAACGAGCTGATGCTCTGGTACTACACGCCAATGGCGCTGGGTTACGCCGGGCATCTGCAACCGAAGCTCACGGTGTACGACTGCATGGACGAGCTCTCGGCATTCCGTGGCGCGCCGCCGGAGCTGGTGGAGCGTGAGCGGGAGTTGCTGCAACGAGCGGACCTGGTCTTCACCGGCGGCTATAGCATCTGGGAAGCCAAGCGTGCCTTGCACGACAATGCCCACGCCTTCCCCAGCAGCGTCGATGTGGCCCATTTCGCCGAAGCGCGGCGGACCCAGGCCGATCCGGACGATCAGGCCGAAATCCCCACGCCACGCCTCGGTTTCTACGGGGTGATCGACGAGCGCTTCGATATCCAGCTGGTCGCGGAGATCGCGGCAAAGCGCCCTGAGTGGCAATTCGTGCTGGTCGGGCCGGTGGTCAAGATCGATCCGGCCGAGCTGCCGCGCCGCGACAATATCCATTACCTGGGCGGCAAGACCTACGACGAGCTGCCGCGTTATCTGGCCGGTTGGGACGTGGCGATCATGCCGTTCGCAATGAACGAATCGACGCGCTTCATCAGCCCGACCAAGACCCCCGAGTACCTCGCCGGCGGTTGCCCCGTGGTGTCCACGCCCATCAGGGACGTGGTACGCACCTATGGCGACACCGAGATCGTCTACATCGCCGATACGCCCGAGGCGTTCATCGCCTCGGTGGAGCGAGCGCTTGCCGATGCCGAAGACCGTGACCGACTACTGAAGATCGCCGACGAGATTCTCGGCGACATGTCCTGGGACCATACCTGGGCGCTGATGAAGGAGAAGATGCAATGCGCGATCTAA
- a CDS encoding KTSC domain-containing protein, with amino-acid sequence MKRVAVTSRSLRSLGYEPDQQALEVEFHNGSVYRYEQVPASVVQALLAADSLGRYFNQVFKACDFPYRRIE; translated from the coding sequence ATGAAGCGCGTGGCGGTGACGTCGCGCAGCCTGCGTTCGCTGGGCTACGAGCCGGACCAGCAGGCGCTGGAGGTGGAGTTCCACAACGGCTCGGTCTACCGCTACGAACAGGTGCCGGCGTCGGTGGTGCAGGCGCTGCTGGCGGCCGACTCCCTGGGTCGCTATTTCAACCAGGTCTTCAAGGCCTGCGACTTTCCGTATCGACGGATCGAATAA
- a CDS encoding ferritin-like domain-containing protein, protein MATAAKVGTNFTGVQMSPKDTKSLMEAVNEIHPDVPGDEKGLLLERALRSEEAERIGSVPVPGSAKGMLKTTFDMAMGKSPEILIDKLGERLAFERSGVRLYDAMIAKAKALGTAESDLIQVLEHIRGEEFEHMQMVAEAIETLGADPTAQTPCADVAAVKSMGVIQVLTDPRTNIAQCMNALLTVELEDNAAWELLIELAEAGGHPNIAKGFQKAKDQEDDHLIKVKTLLRRDLISQIK, encoded by the coding sequence ATGGCAACTGCAGCAAAAGTAGGTACCAATTTCACCGGCGTCCAGATGTCGCCCAAGGACACCAAGAGCCTGATGGAAGCGGTCAACGAGATTCACCCCGACGTGCCCGGCGACGAGAAAGGCTTGCTGCTCGAACGCGCCTTGCGCAGCGAGGAAGCCGAGCGCATCGGCTCGGTACCGGTGCCGGGATCGGCGAAGGGCATGCTCAAGACCACCTTCGACATGGCCATGGGGAAAAGTCCTGAAATCCTCATCGACAAGCTCGGCGAGCGGTTGGCGTTCGAGCGCAGTGGCGTGCGCCTGTACGACGCGATGATTGCCAAGGCCAAGGCCCTGGGCACCGCCGAATCCGATCTGATACAGGTGCTCGAGCACATTCGCGGTGAAGAATTCGAACATATGCAGATGGTGGCCGAGGCCATTGAAACGCTCGGCGCGGATCCGACCGCGCAGACGCCGTGTGCCGACGTTGCGGCCGTCAAATCGATGGGCGTGATCCAGGTGCTCACCGACCCGCGTACCAACATCGCACAATGCATGAATGCGCTGTTGACCGTGGAGCTCGAGGATAACGCGGCCTGGGAACTGCTGATCGAGCTGGCCGAAGCCGGCGGCCATCCGAACATCGCCAAGGGTTTCCAGAAGGCAAAAGACCAGGAGGACGATCACTTGATAAAGGTCAAAACCCTCCTGCGCCGAGACCTGATCAGCCAGATCAAATAG